The Pseudomonas fluorescens genome includes a window with the following:
- a CDS encoding DUF4124 domain-containing protein, translated as MGRGFSIILLLLLALPAAAQIYKYTDADGNTAYSNQPPQGVPAQAVELPPLNSIERQSPASPKTPPAPANSDEPRNAYEILELTDIPTDEALRANNGTFTVGVRAQPRLQSPHLFRLLLDGQPYGQASNVPRLQLVNIDRGEHSLAVQVIDGDNLVQQSETVTFTVQRVHQP; from the coding sequence ATGGGGCGCGGTTTTTCAATCATCCTGTTGTTGCTGTTGGCGCTGCCCGCCGCCGCGCAGATCTACAAGTACACCGACGCCGACGGCAACACCGCCTACAGCAACCAGCCGCCCCAAGGCGTGCCGGCCCAGGCGGTGGAGTTGCCGCCGCTCAACAGCATCGAACGCCAATCCCCGGCCAGCCCGAAAACACCGCCAGCCCCCGCCAACAGCGACGAGCCGCGCAATGCCTACGAGATATTGGAACTGACGGACATCCCCACCGACGAGGCCCTGCGCGCCAACAATGGCACCTTCACCGTTGGCGTCCGGGCGCAACCACGCCTGCAGAGCCCGCATCTGTTCCGGCTGTTGCTGGACGGCCAACCTTACGGCCAGGCGTCCAACGTGCCGCGCCTGCAATTGGTGAACATCGATCGGGGCGAGCACAGCCTGGCGGTTCAAGTCATCGACGGGGACAATCTCGTGCAACAGAGTGAAACCGTGACGTTCACCGTGCAGCGGGTGCACCAGCCGTGA
- a CDS encoding DUF4124 domain-containing protein — MIRWLIALGLSLAALPGMAQVYTYIDAQGNRVFTDQPRPGNAKKVQLPPANRLPTPPASTNPPPAAEVPSKPLFHYEMLRLLIPEPDATIRSTAGELIVSVTSEPGLKKGHRYRLLLDGQPTGAPGPSPVFALSNIDRGTHQLAVEILDEQDRIVERTANQPFHMQRMSLAQKRRIKPCATADYGQRPECPLAEKPEEEKSSILPFF, encoded by the coding sequence GTGATCCGCTGGCTGATCGCCCTTGGCCTTTCGCTGGCCGCGCTGCCGGGCATGGCACAGGTCTATACCTACATCGACGCCCAGGGCAATCGCGTCTTCACCGATCAACCGCGCCCCGGCAATGCGAAGAAGGTACAGCTGCCCCCCGCCAACCGCCTGCCAACGCCGCCCGCCAGCACAAACCCTCCGCCCGCGGCAGAAGTCCCGTCCAAGCCACTGTTCCATTACGAAATGCTCCGGCTGCTGATCCCGGAGCCGGACGCGACGATACGCAGCACCGCAGGCGAACTGATCGTCAGCGTCACCAGCGAACCCGGCCTGAAAAAAGGCCACCGCTATCGCTTGTTGCTCGACGGCCAGCCAACAGGCGCGCCGGGACCAAGCCCGGTGTTTGCCTTGAGCAACATCGATCGAGGCACCCATCAACTGGCGGTAGAAATCCTCGATGAGCAAGACCGCATCGTCGAACGCACCGCCAACCAGCCCTTCCATATGCAACGCATGTCCCTGGCGCAAAAGCGCCGCATCAAACCCTGCGCCACGGCCGATTACGGTCAACGCCCCGAGTGCCCCCTCGCCGAAAAGCCTGAAGAAGAAAAAAGCAGCATCTTGCCGTTCTTCTGA
- the glnL gene encoding nitrogen regulation protein NR(II): protein MTISDALHRLLLDNLTTATILLDAELRLEYMNPAAEMLLAVSGQRSHGQFISELFTESAEALNSLRQAVEQAHPFTKREAMLTALTGQTLTVDYAVTPILNNGATLLLLEVHPRDRLLRITKEEAQLSKQETSKMLVRGLAHEIKNPLGGIRGAAQLLARELPEESLKDYTNVIIEEADRLRNLVDRMLGSNKLPSLAMCNVHEVLERVSSLVEAESQGCITLVRDYDPSIPDVLIDREQMIQAVLNIVRNAMQAISSQNELRLGRISLRTRAMRQFTIGHVRHRLVTKIEIIDNGPGIPAELQETIFFPMVSGRPDGTGLGLAITQNIISQHQGLIECESHPGHTTFSIFLPLEQGATST from the coding sequence ATGACCATTAGCGACGCACTACACCGCTTGCTGCTCGACAACCTCACCACCGCGACCATCCTGCTCGACGCCGAACTGCGCCTCGAGTACATGAACCCGGCGGCCGAGATGCTCCTGGCCGTCAGTGGCCAGCGCAGCCACGGGCAGTTCATCAGCGAGTTGTTCACCGAGTCCGCCGAAGCGCTCAACTCCTTGCGCCAGGCGGTGGAACAGGCCCATCCGTTCACCAAGCGCGAAGCGATGCTCACCGCGCTGACCGGCCAGACCCTGACCGTGGACTACGCTGTGACGCCGATCCTGAACAACGGCGCCACCCTGCTCTTGCTGGAAGTCCACCCGCGTGATCGCTTGCTGCGTATCACCAAGGAAGAGGCCCAGCTGTCCAAGCAGGAAACCAGCAAGATGCTGGTGCGCGGCCTGGCCCATGAGATCAAGAACCCCCTCGGCGGGATTCGTGGCGCGGCGCAGTTGCTCGCCCGCGAACTGCCGGAAGAAAGCCTCAAGGACTACACCAACGTCATCATCGAAGAAGCCGACCGCCTGCGGAACCTGGTGGACCGCATGCTCGGCTCGAACAAGCTGCCATCGCTGGCGATGTGCAACGTCCATGAGGTGCTGGAGCGGGTCAGCAGCCTGGTGGAAGCCGAAAGCCAGGGCTGCATCACCTTGGTGCGCGACTATGACCCGAGCATTCCCGACGTCTTGATCGACCGCGAGCAAATGATCCAGGCAGTGCTGAACATCGTGCGCAATGCGATGCAGGCCATCAGCAGCCAGAACGAGCTGCGCCTGGGCCGCATCAGCCTGCGCACCCGGGCCATGCGCCAGTTCACCATCGGCCATGTGCGCCATCGCCTGGTGACCAAGATCGAGATCATCGACAACGGCCCGGGCATCCCTGCCGAGCTGCAGGAAACCATCTTTTTTCCCATGGTCAGCGGCCGTCCGGACGGTACCGGGCTGGGCCTGGCCATTACCCAGAACATCATCAGTCAGCATCAGGGCTTGATCGAGTGTGAAAGCCACCCCGGCCACACCACCTTCTCGATCTTCCTGCCACTGGAACAAGGAGCCACATCGACATGA
- the ntrC gene encoding nitrogen regulation protein NR(I): MSRSETVWIVDDDRSIRWVLEKALQQEGMTTQSFDSADGVMSRLARQQPDVIISDIRMPGASGLDLLARIREQHPRLPVIIMTAHSDLDSAVASYQGGAFEYLPKPFDVDEAVSLVKRANQHAQEQQGMEEVPALARTPEIIGEAPAMQEVFRAIGRLSHSNITVLINGESGTGKELVAHALHRHSPRAASPFIALNMAAIPKDLMESELFGHEKGAFTGAANLRRGRFEQADGGTLFLDEIGDMPADTQTRLLRVLADGEFYRVGGHTPVKVDVRIIAATHQNLETLVHAGKFREDLFHRLNVIRIHIPRLADRREDIPTLARHFLSRAAQELAVEPKLLKSETEEYLKNLPWPGNVRQLENTCRWITVMASGREVHISDLPPELLSLPQDSAPVTNWEQALRQWADQALSRGQSSLLDSAVPSFERIMIETALKHTAGRRRDAAVLLGWGRNTLTRKIKELGMKVDGGDDDDGDEG; encoded by the coding sequence ATGAGCCGTAGTGAAACCGTGTGGATCGTCGATGACGACCGTTCTATCCGTTGGGTCCTGGAAAAAGCCTTGCAACAGGAAGGCATGACCACCCAGAGCTTCGACAGCGCCGATGGGGTGATGAGCCGCCTGGCGCGTCAGCAACCGGACGTCATCATCTCCGACATCCGCATGCCTGGCGCCAGCGGCCTGGACCTGCTGGCGCGGATCCGCGAACAGCATCCGCGGCTGCCGGTGATCATCATGACCGCCCATTCCGACCTGGACAGCGCCGTGGCGTCCTACCAGGGCGGGGCTTTCGAATACCTGCCCAAGCCATTCGACGTCGATGAAGCCGTGTCGCTGGTCAAACGCGCCAATCAACATGCCCAGGAACAACAGGGCATGGAAGAGGTGCCGGCCCTGGCCCGCACGCCGGAAATCATCGGTGAAGCGCCGGCGATGCAGGAAGTGTTTCGCGCCATCGGGCGCCTGAGCCACTCCAACATCACCGTGCTGATCAACGGCGAGTCGGGCACCGGTAAAGAACTGGTGGCCCACGCCTTGCACCGTCACAGTCCACGAGCGGCATCGCCGTTCATCGCGCTGAACATGGCGGCGATTCCCAAGGACCTGATGGAGTCCGAGCTGTTCGGACACGAAAAAGGTGCGTTCACCGGCGCGGCCAACCTGCGGCGCGGGCGCTTCGAGCAAGCTGACGGCGGCACGTTGTTCCTCGATGAAATCGGCGACATGCCGGCGGACACCCAGACCCGCTTGCTGCGCGTACTGGCCGATGGCGAGTTCTATCGGGTGGGCGGGCATACGCCGGTCAAGGTGGACGTGCGCATCATCGCCGCGACCCACCAGAACCTGGAAACCCTGGTTCACGCCGGCAAGTTCCGTGAGGACTTGTTCCACCGCCTGAACGTGATCCGCATTCATATCCCGCGCCTGGCGGATCGTCGCGAAGACATCCCGACCCTGGCCAGGCACTTCCTCAGCCGCGCGGCCCAGGAATTGGCGGTCGAGCCAAAGCTGCTCAAGAGCGAAACCGAGGAATACCTCAAGAACCTGCCGTGGCCGGGCAACGTGCGTCAGTTGGAGAACACCTGCCGCTGGATTACGGTGATGGCTTCGGGTCGCGAAGTGCACATCAGCGACCTGCCGCCAGAGCTGTTGAGCCTGCCGCAGGACTCGGCTCCGGTGACCAACTGGGAGCAAGCCCTGCGCCAGTGGGCCGACCAGGCCCTGTCCCGTGGCCAGTCGAGCCTGCTGGACAGCGCGGTGCCGAGTTTCGAGCGGATCATGATCGAGACCGCCCTCAAGCACACCGCTGGCCGCCGCCGCGACGCCGCGGTGCTGCTGGGTTGGGGCCGCAATACCTTGACCCGCAAGATCAAGGAATTGGGGATGAAGGTCGATGGCGGGGATGATGATGACGGGGATGAGGGCTGA